DNA from Bubalus bubalis isolate 160015118507 breed Murrah chromosome 7, NDDB_SH_1, whole genome shotgun sequence:
GCTTTAAAATAAAGCATGTTATACAGAAGCGATTAGGATTTTTCGCTTGCGAGCAAAGGAATGTATATACTAAATGCCACACTGTATGTTTctaacatattattattattaaaaaatgtgtGAATATCAGTTTTAGAATAGTTTCTCTGGTGGATGCAATGATGTTTCTGAAACTGCTATGTACAACCTACCCTGTGTATAACATTTCGTACAatattattgttttacttttcagcaaatatgaaaaaaaatgtgttttatttcatgGGAGTAAAATATACTGCATACAAATTGGTCTGGATTCTTTCTGCCCTCCTCTGTCACCTGGCCAGGGTTTCTCAGTCACTACTTCCTAAACAAACCAGTTCCCTCTGCCTGCCTAGTTAAATACACAAGGCAGCAGGACTTATTTAAATTTGGTAGAAATAAATTATAGTCATTCATcagaaactcaaaagaaaaaagaggcactcacaaaaaaaaaaaaaaaagctgcagtcTGTTCTTGTCGCCCAGATTTTTCTTTGGCTTAAACCCAAGGGATTCCATTATTGCTAGCTAGCAAATAAtataagagagaaagaagaaaggagaaagaaatatagaaagtACCTTAGCTTGGAATGACTCTCAGGTTTACTCCTTTGGGGAGGGAACCAGCGCACCCAGTAAATTGTTCTGgagaagtatgtgtgtgtgtatacatgtacagTTTATATACATTCCTCTCAAGAGGAATAGGTCTATAAGTTTACAAGGAAACACCTCCAGTTCAAAATATTTAGGCCTCCACGTTTATCTTTCAGGCTTAAGTAGAGATATTCTTCATGTTATATTACATTACTATTTCCAAATCCTTTTGagacattaaaagaaacaaagcccATTTCTAATAACCACAGCCCTTTAGTTTCTCAAAGAGCCCAGGGGTTGAGAGGTTAGAGTGGAGTTTCCTGAGTCTTGTCGAGCAATATGTAGTTGAGGCAAAGGTCATGCTCCccgtgttttgttttaaataatattgacCCATTAATTCTAAACCTGCTTGTTCCTGAAATTATACAGGATTATAGTTTGCAAACTGCGGGACAATGAAGCAAATCAAGATGAATTACAGCCCTggccctccctcccatcctctgACATCTAAACGGGGAATGAGGTCGGTGTGTTTAAAAGAGCGTTAAGCACCCACTCTTCTTTTGTTGGtgattttcagctttttttttttaatatgaaatttaattttgtaacAAACAGTAGCAAATACTACTTAGTCCCAAAGACTTCATAACCGTGGCGCAAGGGAGGTCGGTGTGTTGGGGGCGGGGGTTTGGAGGGGAAGTTCTGAAGTCTTTTGCTATTCGGATcactgcccctcctccccccgcGGTGGGCGACGACGACAAACATCACCCTGGGGAATCCGGAGCGAAAAGTAGCCGCGCGTTTTCTGGGGCCGAGAAAACCTGTGTTTTTGCGCTTAGGTTGCTTTTATCTGACTGAGACTTTACCTATAAGCTTTTGGAGTTCAGACCCTGAGTCTTTGTTCTGCATGCGACTGCTGCTGCCACTTAAAGAGATCGCAGATAATGTCCCCGATTTAAGACCAGTGCTTAATGCacattaactttcttttctttcttttttaagctcTGCCTCCGACCTGCGGAGGGATCACGCGGCAGTGGAGGGCAGATAAAAGCCCTTTGGACGAGGTTCACCTCCGTCCTTGTTGTTCACTTGAGAGCAGTGGAGAGGAAAACGCTCCCCACGGGCGGACTTTGGCTTCTGGAGCCGCGGGGCTCTTCGGTCTCAGCCTCGCGGAGTCTCGGCCAGGCTCGGGCGCGGGGGAGGGGCGGCGGGGGAGGGGACGGGGAGAGGGGAtttggggctggggggctggaagCGCTAGCAAGACCTGCTGGGAGGATTGGCGTCTGCAGGCCCAAGAGTGACTTGGGAGCGCTGGGTGAGGAGGTGGATCTCGGCCTAGTCTGCTTGTGCTGAAATAGAACTCTTATTTCGAGGAAATCAATCAATCCGCAGGAAACAAAAATGGAAGTCGAGGTTTGGGAAGACTTGTCACTTGCCCGACTTGAGTGGTGCGGGCTGGGGGCGGAGACTTGGGAGACTGAAGAGAGGCCCTTTCTCCCACCTCAGCGCCTTTCCCAGGACTTCCAGAAGGGAGAATGACCCTCCTCACCTCCCTTTCCCAACCCACCCTGGCTCGGCTTTCAGTCCCTTTCTGCACCTCCTTTTCCCTTCAAGTGAGAAAAGCCTAGTTCCCGAGCTGACGGAGTCGGTTCCCTCGCCCCTCCCGCTTCCACGCgggtccccccccccccaccccccagccccagccatcGTTACTGCCACCACCTCGGTTCCACTCAATCGATTTTTGCTGCAGGTCAACATTTATTACCGGTGAGTGTGAGggtattttttctccttctctaggTCTCTTAATGATTTCTGAGCTAGTTGTGTATTAAAGTGCTTAAAGGAACCTTTAACGTAATCTATAGCGTGAACACCATCCTCCTCCTCTTGGGATCAAAGATGGCGAGCTGGAGGTCGGGGCCCCCAGGAACCCGAGCCTTCAGTCCTGGTCGCCCACCTCTGGGCCCCTGAAGCTGGGAAGGGCTGGAGCAGGAACCCCGCGCAGACCGTTCGCGGTCCAGGGGCTTTTCCTTCCCGCCCCCCTCACCTGTTACTCTAATCCTTTCTCTGGTCTGTCGtccttttttaaacttaacatttttAAGGCCCAAACTCGTCTTCTCCCTAATACTGAATTCAAATTGGTGGAGATCTGGGAAAAGGTAGATAGAGCCCACATTTGTTTCAGTTTCCCCCCACTTCCTAAATCTGAGTTTTACGGCCCACAACATgattagaaatttaatttttaaaaatacgttGTGCAGCCTGGGCCCTGTAGGCGGTTTGGTTAGGAGGCTcatcctccccttttcctcctggccctgttctttctcccacccccaccctcttcctGCGAGGTGCTGAAACCCCGGAGTCACTTTAGGagtagaaccaaaaaaaaaaaattaatgggaaaaaaaatagagttttaaaagTCCCAATATTCCTCGAAAGCCCCATAAATTAACCCTATGAAGAGCGGCGAGTTCTTTTAAGGCGAGTCTATAAAAATCTAGCGTGATCTCGAAGGAGAACGACCCTCCCCCGCACCCCCGTCGAGAATGTGaccaaacaaaggtctgtcctgCAATCCACACCCTAATCCACGGGCGCCCTCACCGCCGTCGCCAGGGCTCCCCAGCCTCCGGCCGCTCTCAGAAGCTGCAAAGCTGAAAGTCCCCGGCTCGCTGCTTAAATTTTTGAgaggaatggggaaaaaaaggaggggagggggggaatGTGTAATCAGATCAGAGGCATTTATGAATATAGAGTCCCTATTGATTGTCTTATAAAACCCCTTTGCAAGCTGCAGTTAATCTGAGCACAAGGAGAAGCCAGAATCGTGGCTGATGGAGGAAAGAGAGGTCTGGAAGTAAACGGGAGAAATTTCTTATAGcagattttcagaaagaaaattttaaaagctctcctttctctcccagcCTTCCTAATCTGAAAGTTGCATTttaactgaaattgaaaaaaaataataattgaagatgagattttttaaaaaatgggttatGAGGAAATCCGATTTTAGACACATTGCTAATTTACTTTTTCAGGTTTTTACTTTGATCTTAAGTTTATTTATCActggccccaccccacccctaaaaGGAGaacttctctttgtctttctatCTGAAAAGATAGAAAACAGAATTTATTGTGCATGGGATGCATAACTCCATTCACTTCCGTGCTGAGCGTTTTATGCACTTTATATAAATGTTGATTTTAGATTTTGTTTGAAGATTAGAGAAGgcctggaagaaataaaatagccTGTTAAAGATGTATTTAATTCTACTtagttaccttaaaaaaaaaataactgctaCTCCTGTTGTAACAGTGCGCTGTTAACAATTCAATGGCAGTTGTAGAAAACAGGAGATAGTGGAAACTAAAGTTACTCAGTCAAAGAATGATTGAAAGAACCAtctccttttaaaagaaaaaatttaaaaacattcatgAGTATACGGTAAAGGTGTTTACTTTTAGGGGGCTGTGTGGggagctgcattttttttttctcctctcagaAGGGCTAAGAGAAGTTCAGACTCACTGGGCCCTCCCTGAGCAGGGTGTGTATCACCATCCCCTGACATTGATGGATCTTTCCTGAGCCATTTCTCCTATTCTGTTGTTCCTGCAAAAATGTTTAAGGTGTTTGCCCCACCCCTTGCTTTCTATCTTTTTCTCCCCCTATCTTTtcccctcttctgttttctttatccactccaaAGTGGGCTTTTTGTTTATATGCTTGCTTGCTTGTTCTCTAACAACTTAGAAAATGACCCGCTCACTTGTACCAGGACTAAGGCTTGGGGTAGTTTCCTTTGAGCTCCGAGACTCCCTCTATCAATGCTTCCTCCGTCCAGGAGCTGCGAAGTCTTTCTGGCTCCTCCAATAATTTGCAGCAGTCCCCCCTGCAGGCAGTCCTGGGCAGGAACCTTTATCTTCCTTCCTTTGGGGAGATGAGACCTGGAGTAATTTCTGCTGTCCCCGAAGAGTCGGTGGAACAGCATATGGAACGTGACTTGGAACCACGACTAATGGTAACCTAGTTTGGGGGCACTTTCTCCGTTCTGCTTAGTACCAACAACCCAACCCACTCAACCCTGCTTCTCTGGGCGGATATCTGGGTGGGGTTACTGCACCCAGGTGAAACTTGGTGGCATCTTTCTCGGTCCTCCCGGATGAACTGGCACAGACTTCTCTAGTGTCACTTTACGCGGCCGCCTGTGTTGGATGGACCGTGAGTCTGACTGATACACCCCGCTGCATGTGGCCACGGCAGAGGTGGAGACCCTGCCGGCTGTCCCCAGCACCACAGAAAGGGATTTGCCAACTGCCAGAGCCCAGGACGACAGACGACAGGTCACTTTGTTAGGAAATAAGATAATATTcaacaaaagaaagtaaaataaaaccctTCTTAGGCGGGCGCTGGGCCTCCGGGCGATGTTCATTCACCCGGCTCTCCTAACCTCAATGCCTCCACCCCAGCCTAAAACCCGTGAAATCATAGGAGCCACTCTTATCTGATGAGGCCGGGTCTTGTTTGTCAGATTCTCCGACAGGGGCGAAAAAAATCCCGTCTGCAAATTCAGGGCTGCAGCTCCCGGCGCGaagctcccctccccagcccggaGCCTCCTTGCCTCGTGCAGCCCCGCCGGCCTGTCAAGCGCCCCGCGCCTGGAGTGCCAGCCTGGACAGCTGACCCGGGAGTTCTGGACCCCTGGATTCTGCAGGGCCACGCGGCCCAGCCCTGCGGGGGACCCGCGGAGGAGCCGCCGCTCCACCTGAACGTGCCCCCCGGAGGCGGCATCACCCTGGGCCTCCCTGGACGCCCGAACTGTGGCTCCGGCACCACTTTGTATTGACCACAACAGCTGCTTTATCTTGATGCTCCATTTTTTGGCCGGCGACGTGGGAGAAGGGCGGTGGCCAGACGTGCCGCCTCGCATGACCCTGACGGTATTTTCAGAGGCACCCGGAGAAGCGGCGGCCCAGAGGGCAACCTACGCACCTCCGGGGACTCTTCTCGGGTCCCTCCGGACAACAAAACTGGAATCTAATCCGCAGCTGCCGccgcccgcccccctccccccggccTCCCGCGGCGTGCCTAGCCTGCCTGCCGCCCCGGGCGAGCGTCGGACCCAGGCGGCCAGGGCGCCACAGCCTGCCCTTAGAGTCCCGCTGGGCCGAAGCGCCCGCCGCCCCTGCACGCGCCACTCAGGGCCTGGGGCGGCGGCGTCGTGGGCGGTCGGGGCCCGGCCAGGGCGCGGCCTCCCGGCTGCGCTTCCAGGGACGCGCTCTGGGCTCCGACCGCGGATCCGCCTGCTTCTCTGCCCTCTGGGAATCCGCTTAGGGAGGCCCTGGCAGGAGGagacctcccccctcccccgccccccaccgcaTCCCCCTCACCCTCTCTGGGGCTTCTTCGCCTTCGCTCCCAAGCGGCCATATACCTTGAATGGGTCTTCCCTGGCTGCCTCCCTCCAGGCTGCCCCTCGAAGCCCCGGGGTTGAACATTAACCAGTCGGAGCTATAGAGTGGAGTAAAACattacatataaaaatgaatcatctATCCGATCCTGGGAGAGAGAGCCTATAGCGAGCTCGGCGTCTAGCGCTGCCTCGGCCATGTTACCGGTCCGACGCACCGACCCTCCTGGCGGCCACTTCCCCAAGGACCAATGCCGGCGGCTGGGGTCTAGTGGGGGCTGAAGGGCTCAGAGTTCTCCGATCAGTCTTTCTCCTTGAGGAACCTAATGTCTACACCTTCTAACACAAGCTCATGTCCTTTCCTCCCACACCTGAGGTACACAGAAAGGTCTGGAAcagttttttctctcttccaaagGTTAGTGGGAGCAGCTACGGTTCCAGGACGAGATGCAGCCCAGGGGATCTGGAGAGCCCAGGCTGAGCGGTTGATTCCGGGGATCGAGCCCCAGCTCTGGCGCTCCAGGTGGACCCcgggaggcagggctgggtgggCAGGGAGCTGAGCGGGAGCCGGGCCCGAGTGGAGGCGTGCAGTGGGCGGCGCAAGGGGCGGGTGTCCGGGTCCCGAGACTTGAGACCGCGAAAGCCCTGGCCAGAGGTTTCAGGCTGAAATCCCAAGTTCAGGTCCCACGCCAAGCCGCACTCGCCCGGTCCTGCCTTCTTCCTACTCAGACCTCTTGTTTCTTTAAACATAAATGATAGAAAGTTACAAGGGTACTGACTCGCGTGTTAGATTCACGTGCCCAGTCCAACGTACAGAACTTACAAGAAGATAACAAGAGCTGGAGAAGCAGTGCGCTTCCTGAGTTCTTGTGCCCTCACCTGAAAACGTTACGAAGGTGATTCCCTTTCTGTAtgtctctctctgcctgtctcctttccctctccccgattcaaggaaagaaataaagtgtCTACAAACACGAGAAAGATGTGATGTTACAAAAGCTTTCAGGACTCGCCAACCAAAGTGCACAACAGTTCTTGAACCTCTTAAGAAGATTGGTTTATTTCTATGCAAAATAGCTGCTTTACTCAGAATAGATTGCCTGACCCACAATAAcctctcagaaaatattttttgaacaggtgaacttccctcccctccccacctccaccgtATCAGCTCATAACTTTTACTGAGAGCATTCACCCAAATCTTTGTGTTTGGGTGTGTGATAAAGTGGCTGTGGTGGTGTGGATGTCTGGGGTGAACTCTGCATCATTCCATTACTCTCGTGGTCATGTCCTAGCTTCTTCAAAGGCCACTGCTTCTCCTTCAGTGTGTTCATGTTGAAACTGAGAgtttccagggatgggggagggtggCAACTGAGACATTGGTGAACAAAGTTTTTCAGAGAATCAGCAGGCATCAAGTATGTGGGAGTGTTATGTATATGTATTAGTTGGCTACTAATCAGTTCCAGAAGAAATGGCTTTGAATTTAAGATGTGGTTGCAGGACGTCCATTGCTTCACGCAGTGACACAGCTCTAACTTCAGTGCACACAACATTCTTTGTGATTCCCATCGAGCAATACAGCCCACTTTGTCATCACCCAGCTTTGTGTTACCCctcttccccgccccccccccaagaaaaagagaattgactcaaatgttcTAACCATTAGCTTCCCAGAGAGAATGAACAgatcaaaggaaataaattttttaaagggtaGGAGTCACGCTCAATTGCCCTTTGGTGACTTAGAGATACAGAGAAACATAGATGGATAAAGGACATTCATTAATACTTTAAAAGATGAGTATGGTTGGGGAACGGGGTATTATAAAGGGTATTGCAGTGCTCCAACTGTCTCCTCCCTCACCAAATTACCATGTTATCTGACACCCTCAATCTATTTGTGTCCTGGGTAACAGACTGTTTGACCAAGAGGTCATAGACTACAGGGCTTGGGTGATTGGATACAAGTTTGACAAGAAAGGAATCTGAGTGAGGGCCACAGTGATGGCAGAGAGAAGATGAGGCCGCAGTGGCTGGAGCAGCCTCGCAACGCCAAATCTCTGCCGGGTCTTCCATCACGTGTAGTGCCTTGTCAGGGAACAGGGAAGCAGGAAGAGCTAATAACCGTACAGCCTCATCCGAGGAATTTCAGTATCTCTCCACATCCCTTTTCTTTACCTTCCCATTATTTCCTGCCTTCTTCATGTATTCCTATTTTGCCCTTCGCCCATCTCTGGAGCCTCTCCCCAGAATTCTCGCTGCTACTGGAGTAAGCATCCTCTGCTTGTCCCCATTTGAATTAAGGCTTCAGAATGTTTGTAGTATTTACTCTTCCAGATAGGAAATGTTTTACTTAATTGAGGGTCTTCTTGTAAAccatttgtatttataaatatggAGTGCTTGAATAAACAGTAAATGTGTCAGAGCCAATAGGTAAAGCACGCGATACAGAAGTCTGCCTTTTCCTAGCATCAGAAGCACTGcgcacattcttttaaaaagccGCATTGCATCCTGGGTATCCTGGAAGGTTCGGTGAGCACACTCCTTTCATCCCAGGCAGCATTAACCTTAGCATTATAACTACCAAAGTAGCAAATCTGAATTCAGTTTACTCTTCTTATTTTGGAAGTACCTTCTCTGCCTTAAACTATCACTTGTGGGTTTGTACACATTGTAAAAATTATACATTGCAGGAGAAAACATAATAGTCCTGTGTAGAGTTTATATACTAATGTGAGTTCTCTgaatttttccacttaaaaaagcATTTACTTTTCTTGTGTCATATCCTATTGTTATTATCTTGGCAGTATTTGTGCTACAAAAGATGcttagtagtattttttttttaaatagtagtttgtatatgttactcccaaactcttaatttatcccctgACTTTCTCCTGTGGTAACCAGGAGAAAGCATCCTCTGCTTGTCCCCTCGTTTTCTATGCCTATGATTCTACTTTggttttgtaaattagttcatttgtatcacttttttttagatcccacatagaAGCAATATTACATgacttttgtctttctgtgtctggcttacctcacttagtgtgacaatctctaatccatccatgttgctgcaaatggcattatttcattatttttatggctgagtaatattccattgtagaaaactattttttttcccccatattatGCCTTTGTCAGTTACCATGTGGGATGTTTTAATGTGAGTTAAGATTTCGGGGATCATTTTCTTTTAAGCTTTTTGTGGGATCCTGGCATAGTACTTGCTAtatagtagatgttcaataaatgcgAATTGATCAAACAGTATAATTAAAACTTTGTTCACAAAATTAAAGTTCaaagatattaaaatgttaaattgtcATAAATTAAATCTCAGATTAATTCTAATTGATCTCTAATCTTTTCTCGACAAATCAAATACGTAAAAGAATTCTATAGAAGAAATTTCATCTTAATCTTTTTTATCATCACTACTATCATATTTATGTCAGCTTTTTAGGATGATGATGAATCATATATTTCTTATCAGGGTTCATAAGATACTGtagatattttaatgtttaatatatctctactaaaataaaaaattaaaaaatacatagcttGGGACATGTGTGTGGTgatggagacagaaaggagatgtgtgtgtgtgtgagcgtggaGGGGGCTACAGAGACACATAGATGACAGAATTTTCCAGCTTACAGTGTCAAAACCTAGGATCACTTTATTAATAAAGAGATTATAATCTCCAGCTCTCACAATTATTTTACACTTTTAACAGTTTCACTATTCacaaatatacagtaaaattcaGTACATCAAAATATACTTGGAATAagttgtattttcacttttatagtaAGAGATGAAGAAATTTGAAAAGTTAAGAATGTTAGTCGacctaaaaacaacaacaaagtgttaACCCAATTAGACACTGATTAAAGCCATAAACTAAACAAACCATAGCTAATTTTATCTCTGTTAATTGTTGCCCAGTAAGCTTCAAATGTTTTTTATTAGTATATTGGTGACAAAATATCCCTTAGATCACTTATCCCATCCACTCCCACTTTCCAGCTGCTgctgtaaaaaataaacatgcttcAGTATACCAATGGGAGAGTGGCATTACTTTTGATAAGACACCTTTGAAgcacttaatattttttattataccagaaaagaaatgttttgcCTTATCAtgccaaataaatgaacaaatacatacATGAACGAACAAGTAAAGGTAAAGATTGGAATGGTAGGGAGTTACAGTGTAGTTGGTTTTGTGGTGCCTGTAGACCTTTCAAAAATCCCAGTTTCTGCTGGAGAATCACTAGTCCTGGCCTGGCTGTCTCTTACAAGGTACTCTAAGGAGGGTTAGATTACtgaggattaaaaaaatcaagaaggagGATGATTGGGAACTTACAAAATGTGATAATGTAGACAAATATCTCTGATTGATCCAGgtactatgctgctaagtcgcttcagtcgtgtctgactctgtgtgaccccagagacggcagcccaccaggcttccccgtccctgggactctccaggcaagaacactggagcgggttgccatttccttctccaatgcatgaaagtgaaaagtgaaagtgaagtcactcagtcgtgtccgactctagcgaccccatggactgcagcccaccaggctcctccatccacgggattttccaggcaaaagtactggaatggggtgccattgccatcattaaaaaaaaaaaaaaactatctacACACTCATAAAATAATGGGCCAATATTATCTTGATAGCACTCTACATATATTTTTACGATTGTATTTTGATCTTATTTTACTAGGagtttttctaaatgtatataaaaagtgATACAGAAGATCTGAATTATTGAGTTCTTTCTCTGAGTCAATGAGCAGTATGACTTTCATATATTATCTCAATCAgttctcacaacaatcctataaATTAGGTACTATTACTTTCTTATTTGACAGGTGAGAAAATTTAAGCTCAAAAGTAACTTGCCTCAGGCTACCTGGTTAATGAATGGCAGAGTTGAGCCTAGGACAGGACTCAAATCAGGCACAATCTGACAAGAGGCTGGTTCTCCTAACCACTTAGCAAACTACCAGTGTGAAGGAATTTAGTCTTCTGCATCATTTTCTGTTGATGTGATCAGAAAACACCCTTCATAAGAGGCGCATATGTTAGGAAATATATGAAAAGTGCTATGAGAATGATATTGCTCAGTTTTTGAGATGAATAGTGTTTGAAAAAACAATGATTACAGCGACTAAGGCAATCAAAGGTAAAGTTGTTCTACACTTTTCACATGTGTTTCATGGTACATTTCTTAGACTAAAGCAATAGACACAACCTAAGATATTTTGAAATGAGACATTTTAGGTATGATAGGTAAAGGAGCAAACTCGCTGCTATTAAAGAAAGGATACATACACAGAGAGACGTCAGTTGGCATACAATCAAGTGACTTTTTTCTTGGTCTTGTAGACTAAAACCTGCTTCCCTCTTTCTCACTCTCACTTCCATTGCCCCTTTGGAGACTGACTGTAGATCTCAGCCTAGACATCCTTAGTGTGGAAAAGGCCTCACTGACGTCTTGGCATTGAATCAGGTTAAGGTGCTCCTCCTGTGTGCTCCCACACCCATATCACAGCATACAACACACTTCCATGAATTAACACCTTTGAAGATTATAGGCCAGTTATTTTGAAGAATGTCTcatgtgcgtatgtgtgtgcatgataatttcaggtgattAGATTCACATTGCGTTTCTCCCATGTTATTGAAGTGAAGCTATGTCCTTAGGCGCGCAATGTCCACTTAGACGATATTTGGTGATGTTACATTGATACCGTAATGAAGGTGGGGTCTGTTAGTTTCTCTATTGTATTGTTACACTTCCCCCATTGTAGTTAGTATTTCACAAGCAGCTTTATGGTGAGGAACTGAAAACTCCTGCTAACAACCATGTATGTGAGTTTGGAAGAGGATTCACCAGTTCTTCAAGTGTCTGCAGCCCTGGCCAACAGCTTGACTGCAACCTAAACTTCTTCCAGATTCCTGACCCTCAAAACtgtgtgaaataataaatatttattgttttaacatGCTAAGTTATGGAATAATTTGTTACATTGCAATAGGTAACTGGTGCACTGTATCTACCTCCTGTCTTCTGAAAGTTTCTCACTTTTCATCTGTTAcagtcttttcccttttcctttgcatttagaggtttattctatttttcccttttctgcttcCATTTTAATTGTAttgaggggaaaataaaaataaacaaatgtgttcAATTCTCCACATTTTATCAGAAGTTCAAGGAGGTGAATCTTAAGTACAGATTTGAAGAGAAGAAAGGGTTGGACTTAACAATGCTGTATAAAAAAATTTGAGACAGAAGACATATGAGATAAATGCTAAgaggcagaaaaatatttttatagaaaataagcaactggaaaatttttaatttcatatttagtaaatataattctgatttttacatatataattttaagaataatttctTTGTCTGTCCAGCATTATACTCCTGTAAACAGAGCTGACTACCTTCAGGAGGAACTGCTCTTCTCTTTACTCAAACTCTGTCATTCTAGTCAGAAGGCTGGTAACTCTGGTCCTATCCTGAGAGTTTTCAAAtgagatataaagaagaaaagcagtcTTTTTCACAATGAAGAGATGAGACATCAAAAGTCAGGTTCTTCAGGACAGAAGGTTGCAGTGTCTAGTAAGAGAAAGCTGACTCAGAGGAGCAGAAATGAGAGCTGGCTGGAGAGAGTTTAGTGATGTCTCTGTTCCTGTGATCCTAGAAGTCCAGCTGAATCCACGCCCTTCCTGAGATTTTCCTGCT
Protein-coding regions in this window:
- the LOC123465980 gene encoding uncharacterized protein LOC123465980, translated to MKQIKMNYSPGPPSHPLTSKRGMSPKDFITVAQGRSVCWGRGFGGEVLKSFAIRITAPPPPAVGDDDKHHPGESGAKSSRAFSGAEKTCLCLRPAEGSRGSGGQIKALWTRFTSVLVVHLRAVERKTLPTGGLWLLEPRGSSVSASRSLGQSACAEIELLFRGNQSIRRKQKWKSRFGKTCHLPDLSGAGWGRRLGRLKRGPFSHLSAFPRTSRRENDPPHLPFPTHPGSAFSPFLHLLFPSSEKSLVPELTESVPSPLPLPRGSPPPHPPAPAIVTATTSVPLNRFLLQVNIYYRFSDRGEKNPVCKFRAAAPGAKLPSPARSLLASCSPAGLSSAPRLECQPGQLTREFWTPGFCRATRPSPAGDPRRSRRST